One Nostoc punctiforme PCC 73102 DNA window includes the following coding sequences:
- the clpS gene encoding ATP-dependent Clp protease adapter ClpS — translation MSVETIQKPSTTRKLAPRYRVLLHNDDYNSMEHVVQSLIATVPSLTQPQAVSIMMEAHTNGLALVITCALEHAEFYCETLISHGLSSTIEPDE, via the coding sequence GTGTCAGTTGAAACTATTCAAAAGCCTTCCACAACCCGTAAGCTAGCGCCTCGGTATCGCGTTTTGCTCCATAACGACGACTACAACTCTATGGAGCATGTTGTGCAGTCACTAATAGCCACTGTACCAAGCCTTACCCAACCCCAGGCTGTTAGCATCATGATGGAAGCCCATACTAACGGGCTAGCTTTAGTGATTACTTGCGCTCTGGAACACGCTGAGTTCTATTGCGAAACATTGATAAGTCACGGTTTAAGTAGCACGATTGAACCTGATGAATAG
- a CDS encoding CPBP family intramembrane glutamic endopeptidase: protein MKKNLVRLAERPAPIRLGAFILTLLLLWLPLATPIYLLVHDSNLESILTLVLLYGIFIFLLRLWGKYVYQQPQILRHYGLEFTRQNGVDLLRGLALGIINILILFGLESLLGWLVWQQPKVFLLKVILEGLLVGLGIGFAEELLFRGWLLDELQRDYSPRVALWTDATAFATLHFIKPLEAIIHTLPQFPALVLLGLTQVWGKRWRRGRLGLPIGLHGGLVWGYYIINVGELVKYSDQVPDWVTGVNNNPLQGVMGVLLMSVLALGIRGRTVKN, encoded by the coding sequence ATGAAAAAAAACCTTGTCCGTTTAGCTGAACGCCCTGCCCCTATTAGGCTGGGTGCTTTTATTTTGACTTTATTGTTGCTATGGTTGCCATTGGCTACACCAATATACTTACTAGTACATGATTCAAATTTAGAAAGTATATTGACATTGGTGTTGTTATATGGAATATTTATTTTCCTCCTGAGACTATGGGGTAAATATGTCTACCAACAGCCCCAAATTCTGCGGCATTATGGCTTAGAATTCACGCGGCAAAACGGTGTAGATTTATTGCGTGGCTTGGCTCTGGGGATAATTAATATTCTGATACTTTTTGGGTTAGAAAGTTTGTTGGGTTGGTTGGTGTGGCAACAACCAAAAGTTTTTTTGCTGAAAGTAATTTTAGAGGGTTTACTTGTTGGCTTAGGTATTGGATTTGCTGAGGAATTGTTATTCCGAGGCTGGTTGCTAGATGAATTACAACGAGATTACAGTCCGCGTGTGGCACTGTGGACAGATGCAACTGCGTTTGCTACATTGCACTTTATTAAACCCTTGGAGGCAATTATTCATACACTGCCGCAATTTCCAGCTTTAGTACTGCTGGGGTTAACGCAAGTATGGGGAAAGCGTTGGCGGAGGGGACGCTTGGGTTTACCAATTGGTTTGCATGGTGGTTTAGTTTGGGGCTACTACATTATTAATGTTGGGGAATTAGTGAAATATTCTGATCAGGTTCCTGATTGGGTAACTGGTGTGAATAATAATCCCTTACAAGGAGTGATGGGGGTGTTGTTAATGAGTGTACTAGCTTTGGGGATACGAGGGCGAACAGTGAAAAATTAA
- a CDS encoding S1 RNA-binding domain-containing protein: MSFSLESFQLGDIITGKIIKLEPTGVLVDFYTDQLAYVPLLELSLNEIQSPEEAVRLNEIREFMVVGNYDGKHDIFFSHCSPETLKDSDRLYEVALDLASEKSGHPINREDLLVHTKVLDVHRHGLSVRIYWFLCSQDHPPTVSFSIRKLEMRKAWERLRQLQAEDVTVYGKILNKTWSGALVKIEGLYGGIRSYVNKHKEQLVVGEKLPLKIIKVREEYNQLVLIHRSVSIRLRQLQVGQVVSGTIRGIKDYGVFVDIGDFYALLPTSKMFHPSVDNPNQFFKINDHLKATIVKLDPENGQVVLESYGSSA; this comes from the coding sequence ATGAGCTTTAGTTTAGAGAGCTTTCAACTCGGCGATATAATTACTGGAAAAATCATTAAGCTGGAGCCTACAGGTGTTTTAGTTGATTTTTATACAGACCAACTAGCTTATGTTCCACTCCTAGAGCTATCACTCAATGAGATTCAGTCCCCAGAAGAAGCTGTGCGACTTAATGAAATCCGAGAATTTATGGTTGTGGGAAATTACGATGGTAAACACGATATTTTCTTCTCGCATTGTTCACCGGAGACACTGAAAGATAGCGATCGCTTGTACGAGGTTGCATTAGATCTCGCTTCTGAAAAATCTGGTCATCCTATCAATAGAGAAGACCTGCTCGTACACACTAAAGTCCTGGATGTTCATAGACATGGTTTATCAGTAAGGATTTACTGGTTCTTATGTTCTCAAGACCATCCTCCAACGGTTTCTTTTTCAATTCGCAAACTAGAAATGCGAAAAGCATGGGAACGGCTACGCCAATTGCAGGCTGAAGACGTAACAGTATATGGAAAAATCCTTAACAAAACTTGGAGCGGTGCATTAGTAAAAATTGAGGGTTTGTATGGGGGAATTCGTAGTTATGTTAATAAGCATAAGGAGCAATTGGTAGTAGGGGAGAAACTTCCACTCAAGATTATAAAGGTGAGAGAGGAGTATAATCAGCTAGTACTGATCCATCGTTCTGTTTCAATCAGACTCAGGCAATTGCAGGTTGGTCAAGTTGTTAGCGGCACTATACGGGGTATCAAAGATTATGGTGTGTTCGTTGATATTGGAGATTTTTATGCCTTATTGCCGACCTCAAAAATGTTCCATCCATCTGTTGACAATCCAAACCAATTCTTCAAAATTAATGACCATTTAAAAGCAACGATTGTTAAACTAGATCCTGAAAACGGTCAAGTTGTTCTAGAGAGTTATGGAAGTTCGGCATAA
- a CDS encoding pentapeptide repeat-containing protein — MNIEAIKLGKLKQLPGANLEDEELSRLDLSRINLAGATLVGTNFAGSKLEGGHLEGANLMGANLQETDLRANLMGANLMQADLTGADLRGSNLRGANLMGARLSDVSLVGAFLSGANLMNVNLQGVDFRGADLRGANLTGANLKGADLSRADLQGALLSEANLEEADLRGANLAGANFSGANLLCAELEGANLSGVNLNKACVVGTVVETLT; from the coding sequence ATGAACATTGAAGCCATTAAATTAGGAAAACTCAAACAACTTCCAGGGGCAAATTTAGAAGACGAGGAACTCTCTCGACTGGATTTAAGCCGGATTAATCTTGCTGGCGCTACCCTTGTCGGCACTAATTTTGCTGGTTCCAAACTCGAAGGTGGACATTTGGAGGGGGCAAATTTGATGGGAGCCAACCTCCAAGAAACTGACTTACGGGCGAATTTGATGGGAGCAAACCTGATGCAAGCAGATTTAACAGGTGCTGACTTGCGGGGTAGTAATTTGCGCGGTGCTAACTTGATGGGAGCCAGACTCAGCGATGTGTCATTGGTGGGCGCTTTCTTGAGTGGTGCCAATTTGATGAATGTGAACTTGCAAGGCGTAGACTTCCGGGGTGCTGACTTGCGCGGTGCAAACCTGACTGGAGCAAATCTCAAAGGTGCAGACTTGAGTCGCGCCGATTTGCAAGGTGCTTTGTTGAGTGAAGCAAACCTAGAAGAAGCTGATTTGCGGGGGGCGAATTTGGCAGGGGCGAATTTTTCAGGAGCGAATTTACTTTGTGCAGAGTTAGAAGGTGCAAATTTGAGCGGCGTTAATTTGAATAAAGCGTGTGTGGTGGGGACAGTAGTTGAGACGCTTACGTAA
- a CDS encoding DICT sensory domain-containing protein has protein sequence MLEGSILQKLETAHRHTTRPIRFGVYYKNTLVALCHALEDHILADDGTPLVITAFQQGKWYLQEAERYADIAQYSRHIAIMAASESGFAEHPTSQLPNVDLVGLDPGDPVAQEWHLIILSPKYTAMVICQELSEADYGSAGVPTSDLERKFYGLWTFEPELVQDTAEIAIAHIKKYNPELAQKLTADKEQIVPSMDRSQNLGAVVSRVVDYLQTGQDNLSIPTAPQKQTLDRNLVSNEIQAFLRMAQLMDMADVNNPMAAAEVVVLAEAIGQLLDLPAWQIKRLRLAALLHRIDPLQKAESVLTDSISTRYQEDAPSCPLTCPLVPGAQVLRTMPRLRAVAQIITHQSEWWNGTGEPAGLAGDEIPLESRILALLADFQWRVNQLKSSNQSREQIFTQALDECKQQQSNRFDPKLVDTLTLLVMGLQQGLDLPIMTPKVSAGIWILDSQWDSHSKISEQIGSYFT, from the coding sequence ATGTTAGAAGGTTCAATACTACAAAAGCTAGAAACAGCCCATCGCCATACCACCAGGCCAATTCGATTCGGTGTTTACTACAAAAATACCCTAGTTGCTCTGTGCCACGCTCTAGAAGACCATATCTTAGCCGATGACGGTACACCCCTAGTCATCACAGCCTTTCAACAGGGGAAATGGTATCTACAAGAAGCTGAACGATATGCAGACATCGCCCAGTACAGCCGTCATATTGCCATCATGGCTGCCTCTGAATCTGGCTTTGCTGAACATCCTACCAGCCAGCTACCCAATGTAGACTTAGTGGGATTAGATCCAGGCGACCCAGTGGCGCAGGAGTGGCACTTAATTATTTTATCGCCTAAATACACAGCAATGGTAATTTGTCAAGAACTATCAGAGGCTGATTATGGCAGCGCTGGAGTGCCGACATCAGACTTAGAGCGCAAATTCTATGGTTTGTGGACATTTGAACCAGAGTTAGTGCAAGACACAGCAGAAATAGCGATCGCTCACATCAAAAAATACAACCCAGAACTGGCTCAAAAACTCACGGCTGATAAAGAACAAATTGTACCGTCAATGGACAGATCCCAAAATTTAGGTGCAGTTGTCTCTCGTGTTGTAGATTACCTCCAGACTGGGCAAGATAATTTATCCATCCCCACAGCACCTCAGAAACAAACGCTAGATCGCAACTTGGTTTCTAACGAAATCCAAGCTTTTTTGCGAATGGCGCAACTGATGGATATGGCAGATGTGAACAATCCAATGGCAGCTGCGGAAGTGGTGGTACTTGCTGAAGCGATCGGCCAGCTTTTGGATCTTCCCGCATGGCAAATTAAAAGATTGCGCTTGGCGGCTTTGTTGCATCGCATAGATCCATTACAGAAAGCCGAAAGCGTTCTCACTGACAGTATATCCACACGCTACCAAGAAGATGCCCCCAGTTGTCCCTTAACCTGTCCTTTAGTTCCAGGGGCGCAAGTATTGCGAACCATGCCACGACTACGAGCAGTTGCCCAAATTATTACTCACCAAAGCGAGTGGTGGAATGGCACTGGGGAACCAGCAGGTTTAGCTGGAGATGAAATTCCTCTAGAATCAAGAATTTTGGCATTATTGGCAGACTTTCAGTGGCGAGTTAATCAGCTAAAATCGTCAAATCAAAGCCGGGAACAGATATTTACTCAAGCTTTAGATGAATGCAAACAGCAACAATCTAACCGCTTTGACCCTAAACTTGTAGATACCCTAACTTTATTAGTTATGGGTTTACAACAAGGACTCGACTTACCCATCATGACACCCAAAGTCAGCGCCGGCATCTGGATTCTTGATTCCCAATGGGACAGCCACAGCAAGATCAGTGAGCAGATTGGTAGTTACTTTACATGA
- a CDS encoding photosystem II high light acclimation radical SAM protein encodes MEVKTQMMENRILYVRLPCNPIFPIGVVYLSDHVHKQFPNIEQRIFDLGTVPPLDYNSALDRCIDEFKPTLLVFSWRDIQIYAPVGGRGGNPLQNAFEFYYAKNPLLKLRGGLGGLRIFIAYYVELWRNQGLIKRGLKRAQKYNSNARVVVGGGAVSVFYEQLGKSLPQGTIISVGEGETLLEKLLSGKDFRDERCYVAGETQPRKRLIHEQPTPLEKTACNYDYIETIWPEFNFYLQEEDFYIGVQTKRGCPHNCCYCVYTVVEGKQVRINPADEVVAEMRQLYDRGIRNFWFTDAQFIPARKFIDDAIELLQKIVDSGMTDIHWAAYIRADNLTPELCDLMAKTGMNYFEIGITSGSQELVRKMRMGYNLRTVLQNCRDLKAAGFNDLVSVNYSFNVIDERPETIRQTIAYHRELERIFGADKVEPAIFFIGLQPHTHLEEYAFKEGILKPGYDPMSLMPWTAKKLLWNPEPLGSFFGEVCLQAWQQNPNDFGREVMNILEEKLGCADLEAALSAPMETKEKQLAGIS; translated from the coding sequence ATGGAAGTCAAAACACAAATGATGGAAAATCGAATTCTTTACGTTCGCCTTCCTTGTAACCCCATCTTTCCTATTGGGGTTGTCTACTTGAGCGATCATGTCCATAAGCAGTTTCCTAATATTGAACAGCGCATCTTCGATTTAGGAACGGTGCCACCTTTAGACTACAATTCTGCTTTGGATCGCTGTATCGATGAATTTAAACCGACACTGCTAGTATTTTCTTGGCGCGATATTCAAATTTATGCCCCAGTTGGCGGACGTGGTGGCAACCCACTGCAAAACGCCTTTGAATTTTACTACGCTAAGAATCCTCTATTAAAACTACGTGGCGGATTGGGCGGTTTACGAATTTTCATCGCTTACTATGTAGAGTTATGGCGAAACCAGGGCTTAATCAAACGCGGTTTAAAGCGTGCCCAAAAATATAATTCTAATGCCCGTGTCGTTGTAGGTGGTGGTGCAGTTAGCGTATTTTACGAACAGTTGGGTAAAAGCTTACCCCAAGGGACAATTATTTCTGTGGGTGAAGGCGAAACTCTGCTGGAAAAACTTTTAAGTGGCAAAGATTTTCGAGATGAACGCTGTTACGTTGCGGGAGAAACGCAACCACGAAAACGCCTGATTCACGAACAACCTACCCCACTAGAAAAAACAGCTTGTAACTACGACTATATCGAAACCATCTGGCCGGAATTTAACTTTTACCTGCAAGAAGAAGACTTTTATATAGGTGTACAAACTAAGCGTGGTTGTCCCCACAACTGTTGTTATTGCGTCTATACGGTTGTCGAAGGCAAACAAGTACGCATCAACCCAGCAGATGAAGTAGTTGCTGAGATGCGCCAATTATACGATCGCGGCATTCGCAACTTTTGGTTTACCGATGCCCAATTTATCCCCGCACGAAAATTTATCGACGATGCCATTGAACTATTGCAAAAAATCGTCGATTCTGGTATGACAGATATCCACTGGGCAGCATATATCAGAGCCGACAATTTGACACCAGAGTTGTGCGACTTGATGGCGAAAACCGGGATGAATTACTTTGAAATCGGCATTACCAGTGGTTCTCAAGAACTCGTGCGGAAAATGCGGATGGGGTACAACCTGCGAACCGTTTTGCAAAACTGCCGTGACTTAAAAGCAGCTGGTTTCAATGACTTAGTTTCCGTCAACTACTCCTTTAACGTTATTGACGAACGTCCCGAAACCATCCGCCAAACCATCGCTTACCACCGTGAACTAGAACGAATTTTTGGTGCTGATAAAGTCGAACCTGCTATCTTTTTTATTGGGTTGCAACCTCATACCCATTTAGAAGAATACGCTTTCAAAGAAGGCATCCTCAAACCAGGGTATGATCCAATGAGTTTGATGCCGTGGACAGCCAAAAAACTCCTCTGGAATCCCGAACCCCTTGGTTCATTCTTCGGTGAAGTCTGCTTGCAAGCTTGGCAACAAAACCCCAACGACTTCGGACGCGAAGTCATGAACATCTTGGAGGAAAAACTGGGTTGTGCCGATTTAGAAGCAGCACTTTCCGCACCAATGGAAACGAAAGAAAAACAGTTAGCAGGTATATCCTAA
- a CDS encoding DUF1830 domain-containing protein has protein sequence MAQILDPLPPEQSGKILCCYINATSKIQVARICNIPNWYFERVVFPGQRLVFEAPRKGQLEIHTGMIASAILSDKIPCDRLMLEETSTHEFDTDSLSGKDPLNTKSLVQQINTNTGDSIKPLQVAL, from the coding sequence ATGGCTCAAATATTAGATCCTCTACCACCAGAGCAATCGGGAAAAATTCTCTGCTGCTACATTAATGCCACGAGCAAAATACAGGTGGCTCGCATCTGCAATATTCCCAACTGGTACTTTGAAAGGGTTGTTTTCCCTGGACAACGTTTAGTTTTTGAAGCTCCGCGAAAAGGTCAATTGGAGATTCATACAGGGATGATAGCAAGTGCAATTTTATCCGATAAGATTCCGTGCGATCGCCTGATGCTCGAAGAAACCAGTACTCATGAGTTTGATACAGACTCATTATCTGGAAAAGACCCTCTTAATACCAAATCATTGGTGCAGCAAATTAATACAAACACTGGAGATAGTATAAAACCCTTACAAGTCGCTCTTTAG
- a CDS encoding DUF4079 domain-containing protein, with product MNLPSFLWLWKIAAWSMGLSLLAYLMLAITGVWMFRARTSQQFPFTPFMGGNREVRSLHYLMGISMVSLVLLLLAIGIVGTLGHFGSLGHSSHLASGLIVVALVLLSAFSATQISARRSWARPLHIGVNIILFVGFAWVSLTGWIVVQKYLP from the coding sequence ATGAATCTGCCTTCATTTCTTTGGTTGTGGAAAATAGCCGCATGGTCGATGGGTTTGTCCCTGCTGGCATATCTGATGTTAGCAATCACCGGCGTTTGGATGTTTCGGGCGAGAACTTCGCAACAATTTCCTTTTACGCCATTTATGGGCGGAAATAGGGAGGTGCGATCGCTCCACTACTTAATGGGCATCAGCATGGTAAGTTTAGTGCTACTATTGCTAGCGATCGGCATTGTTGGCACTTTAGGACACTTTGGTTCTTTAGGTCACTCGTCACACCTGGCATCTGGATTGATAGTGGTAGCATTAGTTTTACTGTCTGCTTTCAGTGCCACGCAAATTAGTGCTAGACGGTCTTGGGCTAGACCTTTACACATCGGCGTAAATATTATTCTATTTGTAGGATTTGCCTGGGTGTCCCTTACTGGTTGGATTGTAGTGCAAAAGTATTTACCCTAA
- a CDS encoding ABC transporter ATP-binding protein translates to MNKVILRLEQVNLFTKLKTQLPGNQQGYPILRDIDLEVFQGERIAIVGSVGAGKTSLLRLINRLIEPTSGKIYLENQEYRQIPVIQLRQMLVLVLQESKLLGMTVQQALAYPLVLRGLPKQTIQQQVSYWTEQLHIPNEWLGRTEVQLSAGQRQLVAIARALLIQPKILLLDEPTSALDAGTASHLMQVLNQLSQTHQTTILMVNHQLELDQMFCTRLLHLEQGRLSTNQTVSEIDWLELRESLIQAEAQDDFGF, encoded by the coding sequence TTGAATAAGGTAATACTCAGGCTAGAGCAAGTTAATCTGTTTACAAAGCTGAAAACCCAACTTCCCGGCAATCAGCAAGGGTATCCCATATTGCGAGATATTGACTTGGAAGTATTTCAGGGCGAACGCATTGCCATTGTAGGGTCAGTAGGCGCTGGTAAAACTTCGTTATTACGCCTCATCAACCGCCTAATTGAACCCACTAGTGGCAAAATCTATCTAGAAAATCAAGAATATCGCCAAATTCCTGTCATCCAGCTACGTCAGATGCTTGTACTTGTATTGCAAGAGTCAAAGCTGTTAGGGATGACAGTTCAACAAGCCTTGGCTTATCCTTTAGTTTTGCGTGGTTTGCCCAAACAGACAATTCAGCAACAAGTCAGTTATTGGACAGAACAACTGCACATTCCCAATGAATGGTTAGGGCGAACTGAGGTACAACTTTCTGCTGGACAACGACAACTAGTAGCGATCGCTCGTGCCTTACTCATCCAGCCTAAAATATTATTATTAGACGAACCAACCTCTGCCCTTGATGCTGGTACAGCTTCTCATCTAATGCAAGTCTTAAACCAGTTGAGTCAAACTCATCAAACCACGATTCTGATGGTAAATCACCAACTGGAACTTGACCAAATGTTTTGTACTCGATTATTACACCTAGAACAAGGTCGTTTATCCACAAATCAAACAGTCTCTGAGATAGACTGGCTTGAATTACGAGAAAGTTTAATTCAAGCAGAAGCTCAGGACGATTTTGGATTTTAG
- a CDS encoding response regulator transcription factor, protein MGSVCIEIIEGNPHLRSLLGWHLQQLEYRVHQAASIYQAREVFLSHQPTLVVLDADLPDGDGIEFCRWLHRQQQPLILMLSARNSEGDIVAGLKAGADDYLSKPFGMQEFLARVEALIRRKRTPTAPAYLDYGTLQIDLVQRRVRFQGEFIDLTPQEFSLLYVLAQAGGVPLSRSELLRRAWPDAIDNPRTIDTHVLSLRKKVELDPRQPNLIQTIRNVGYRFNMEILNTNISQSQTTKLARERFNNQRSTLTSSQV, encoded by the coding sequence GTGGGTTCGGTTTGTATAGAAATCATTGAGGGGAATCCCCATCTGAGGTCGTTGTTGGGTTGGCACTTGCAACAGCTGGAATACCGTGTGCATCAAGCTGCCAGTATTTATCAAGCAAGGGAAGTATTTTTAAGCCATCAACCAACACTGGTAGTATTGGATGCAGACCTGCCTGATGGTGATGGCATTGAGTTTTGTCGTTGGTTGCATCGTCAGCAGCAGCCTCTAATTTTAATGCTATCTGCTCGTAATAGTGAAGGTGATATCGTCGCAGGTTTAAAGGCGGGTGCAGATGATTACCTGAGTAAACCTTTTGGGATGCAAGAGTTTTTGGCACGGGTAGAGGCACTGATTCGCCGGAAACGCACACCTACTGCACCAGCTTATTTGGATTATGGCACTTTGCAAATAGATTTAGTCCAGCGCCGTGTCCGCTTCCAGGGTGAGTTTATCGATTTAACGCCCCAAGAATTCAGTTTGTTGTACGTTTTGGCACAAGCTGGAGGAGTACCTCTGAGTAGGTCGGAATTGCTGCGTCGTGCTTGGCCCGACGCTATCGATAACCCTCGTACCATTGATACTCACGTTTTATCACTGCGGAAAAAGGTTGAACTTGATCCTCGCCAACCAAACTTGATTCAAACTATCCGCAATGTAGGATACCGTTTTAACATGGAAATTTTGAATACCAATATTTCACAATCACAAACAACAAAGTTAGCTAGAGAAAGATTTAATAATCAACGTTCAACACTTACTAGTAGTCAAGTGTGA
- a CDS encoding DUF6761 family protein, with amino-acid sequence MLQDTQTIRYYQRLTDAFVELWNRGYRTDDMRMYLDGYLAALRHSNVIEPYLIHRLEEEASRYLYDGSNFAVPQPQPQPDYY; translated from the coding sequence ATGCTCCAAGACACACAAACCATCCGCTATTACCAAAGACTCACCGACGCCTTCGTCGAGTTATGGAATCGCGGTTATCGCACGGATGATATGCGGATGTATTTGGATGGATATCTAGCCGCACTGCGACATAGCAACGTTATTGAACCTTATCTGATTCATCGTCTAGAAGAGGAAGCCAGCCGCTACTTGTACGATGGGTCAAACTTTGCAGTGCCGCAACCACAGCCACAACCAGATTACTACTAA
- the grxD gene encoding Grx4 family monothiol glutaredoxin, giving the protein MTPELKEKIDNLLQQNKILVFMKGNKLMPQCGFSNNVVQILNTLGVPFETVDVLSDSEIRQGIKEYSNWPTIPQVYINGEFVGGSDILIELYQKGELQQKVEVALAS; this is encoded by the coding sequence ATGACACCAGAACTGAAAGAGAAAATTGATAACTTGCTACAACAGAACAAAATTCTAGTTTTCATGAAGGGAAACAAATTAATGCCCCAATGTGGTTTCTCCAACAACGTTGTGCAGATTCTCAATACCTTGGGAGTTCCCTTCGAGACGGTTGACGTTCTATCAGACTCTGAAATCCGTCAAGGAATTAAAGAATACTCTAACTGGCCAACAATTCCCCAAGTGTATATCAATGGTGAATTTGTTGGCGGTTCTGATATCTTGATTGAACTTTATCAAAAAGGTGAATTGCAGCAAAAGGTAGAAGTAGCACTAGCTTCCTAA
- a CDS encoding BolA family protein has translation MISPQQVETMIKAELPDAQVQVQDLTGGGDHYQVTVVSSHFAGKGLVQQHQLVYGALGQAMSTEAIHALAVKTYTPEAWQATASS, from the coding sequence ATGATTAGTCCGCAGCAGGTTGAGACAATGATCAAGGCGGAACTGCCAGACGCACAGGTTCAGGTGCAAGACTTGACTGGTGGCGGCGACCACTATCAAGTGACAGTAGTTTCATCGCACTTTGCAGGTAAAGGACTAGTGCAACAGCACCAGTTAGTTTATGGTGCGTTGGGTCAAGCTATGTCAACTGAAGCGATTCATGCCTTGGCGGTAAAAACATACACTCCCGAAGCTTGGCAAGCAACAGCAAGTTCCTAA
- a CDS encoding lysophospholipid acyltransferase family protein: MMEFYSSSDPCQRPPANHQVAGTTSRVSPWLSPLAYLLGRHCLLPLFFGQIRITGQKNIPTTGPIILAPTHRARWDALLVPYATADCRREQDLRFMVTIDECQGLQGWFVKRLGGFPVNSKHPSIRTLRHGVELLQQKKTLVIFPEGNIFRDAQVHQLKPGIARLALSAESSHSGLGVKIIPIGINYSQPYPNWGTDVSIDIGSPIRVADYMSGCIKHDAKSITTDLGKALQQLSHQETKITNHAFAEITNS; encoded by the coding sequence ATGATGGAATTTTACTCTTCATCCGATCCCTGCCAGCGCCCACCAGCAAATCATCAGGTAGCTGGTACTACCTCAAGGGTTTCTCCTTGGTTGAGTCCTCTGGCATATTTATTAGGCCGTCACTGCCTATTACCATTATTCTTTGGGCAAATTAGAATAACCGGACAAAAAAATATCCCTACAACTGGGCCTATTATCCTCGCGCCTACTCATCGGGCGCGTTGGGATGCATTACTCGTACCCTACGCGACTGCTGATTGTCGCAGAGAACAAGACCTGCGGTTTATGGTGACTATTGACGAATGCCAAGGTTTACAAGGCTGGTTTGTCAAACGTTTGGGGGGGTTTCCTGTAAATTCTAAGCATCCATCAATCCGCACACTGCGACATGGAGTTGAGCTACTTCAGCAGAAAAAAACCCTGGTCATCTTTCCAGAAGGTAATATTTTTCGTGATGCGCAAGTTCACCAGTTGAAGCCGGGAATTGCTCGTCTTGCTTTGAGTGCTGAATCTAGTCATTCTGGGCTGGGAGTTAAAATTATACCTATAGGCATTAATTACAGCCAACCGTATCCAAATTGGGGTACAGATGTCAGTATTGACATTGGCTCCCCAATCAGAGTAGCGGATTACATGAGTGGTTGTATAAAACACGATGCTAAAAGCATCACAACTGATTTAGGAAAGGCACTGCAACAATTAAGTCATCAAGAAACAAAAATTACTAATCACGCATTTGCAGAAATTACTAATTCTTGA
- the tadA gene encoding tRNA adenosine(34) deaminase TadA — protein MLTKYTEYLIHQEWMSCALELAKVAGDAGEVPVGAVIIDSTGKLLAQGENRKERDKDPTAHAEILALKTAATTLQNWHLNECTLYVTLEPCPMCAGAILQARVGQLVYGVDDTKTGAIRTVINIPDSAASNHGLQVIGGILESACREQLQAWFATRRRRVN, from the coding sequence ATGCTAACTAAGTACACAGAATATCTTATACATCAAGAATGGATGAGTTGTGCCCTAGAATTAGCAAAAGTAGCAGGTGATGCAGGTGAAGTCCCTGTAGGTGCTGTTATCATTGATTCAACAGGCAAATTGCTGGCACAAGGAGAAAACAGAAAAGAACGCGACAAAGACCCTACTGCTCATGCGGAAATTCTTGCTCTCAAGACAGCTGCAACAACTTTACAAAATTGGCATCTTAATGAATGTACCCTCTACGTAACTCTTGAACCGTGTCCGATGTGTGCAGGTGCTATTTTGCAAGCGCGTGTCGGACAACTTGTATATGGAGTAGACGATACAAAAACTGGCGCAATTCGTACAGTTATTAACATACCCGATAGTGCTGCTTCTAATCACGGTCTCCAAGTCATTGGAGGCATTCTAGAGTCAGCTTGTCGTGAGCAATTACAGGCTTGGTTTGCAACTAGACGGCGTAGAGTAAACTAA